A portion of the Drosophila sechellia strain sech25 chromosome 2R, ASM438219v1, whole genome shotgun sequence genome contains these proteins:
- the LOC6615386 gene encoding protein NDRG3 isoform X3: MPSAPTHTAEEAHLLGTMPVDPMDDIELRSVQLQFPNARGSILEACEQRRVPTDKGDVHVAIQGDTAKPAIITYHDLGLNYATSFAGFFNFPVMRGLLENFCVYHVTAPGQEEGAPTLPEDYVYPTMDDLAAQLLFVLSHFGLKSVIGFGVGAGANILARFAHAHPDKVGALCLINCVSTQSGWIEWGYQSFNARFLRTKGMTQGVIDYLMWHHFGRNPEERNHDLVQMYKQHFERGVNPTNLAMLINAYIHRNDLHLARTPPGTPGSETAATTLKMPVINITGSLSPHVDDTVTFNGRLDPTNSSWMKISDCALVLEEQPAKLAEAFRLFLQGEGYATPLSTPASSPCGTKYHTYSSIFFANFREQQQQAMEERDRERERERDRQRQLSLRVGNRLRETAINCTNSNSNTTAGQGENNNADGRSVDGDDLDLENGNGCAGGSGTGTGNGNRAYVTTDTSGTLYYGTQSNKIRITENPLPEPVSS; this comes from the exons ATGCCGTCAGCTCCAACACACACTGCCGAGGAGGCACACCTGCTGGG CACCATGCCCGTTGATCCCATGGATGACATCGAACTGCGCTCCGTGCAGCTGCAATTCCCCAATGCCCGCGGCTCCATCCTGGAGGCCTGCGAACAGCGACGCGTGCCCACAGACAAGGGCGATGTCCACGTGGCCATACAGGGCGATACGGCCAAGCCGGCCATCATCACCTACCACGATTTGGGCCTCAACT ACGCCACCAGCTTTGCTGGCTTCTTCAATTTTCCAGTGATGCGAGGTCTGCTGGAGAACTTCTGTGTTTACCATGTGACTGCTCCTGGCCAGGAGGAGGGTGCACCCACTTTGCCAGAGGA TTACGTGTATCCGACCATGGATGATCTGGCCGCCCAGCTGCTTTTCGTGCTATCCCACTTTGGCCTGAAGTCGGTGATTGGTTTCGGCGTTGGTGCCGGGGCAAATATTCTGGCCCGTTTCGCTCACGCCCATCCGGACAAGGTGGGCGCCCTGTGCCTGATCAACTGCGTGTCCACGCAGTCGGGCTGGATCGAGTGGGGCTACCAGAGCTTCAATGCGCGCTTCTTGCGCACCAAGGGCATGACACAGGGCGTGATCGATTATCTGATGTGGCACCACTTCGGACGCAATCCGGAGGAGCGCAATCACGACCTGGTGCAGATGTACAAGCAGCACTTCGAGCGTGGCGTTAATCCGACCAATCTGGCCATGCTGATCAACGCGTACATCCATCGCAACGACCTGCATCTGGCGCGCACTCCGCCAGGTACTCCGGGCAGCGAAACGGCGGCCACCACGCTGAAGATGCCGGTGATCAATATCACGGGTTCGCTCTCGCCGCACGTCGACGACACGGTGACCTTCAATGGCCGTCTAGACCCCACAAACTCATCGTGGATGAAG ATTTCCGATTGCGCTTTggtgctggaggagcagcCGGCTAAGCTGGCCGAGGCCTTCCGGCTCTTCTTGCAGGGCGAGGGCTACG caacgcCGCTGTCCACGCCAGCGAGTTCGCCCTGTGGAACTAAATACCACACCTACTCCTCCATCTTCTTTGCCAACTTccgggagcagcagcagcaggcgatGGAGGAGCGCGATCGTGAGCGGGAAAGGGAGCGGGATCGCCAGCGGCAGCTGAGCCTTCGCGTGGGCAATCGCCTCCGGGAGACGGCCATCAATTGCACCAACAGCAACTCCAACACCACCGCCGGCCAGGGGGAGAATAATAATGCGGATGGTCGCAGCGTCGACGGGGACGATCTGGATCTGGAGAACGGAAACGGATGTGCCGGCGGCAGCGGAACAGGAACCGGAAATGGCAACCGAGCCTACGTGACCACGGATACATCGGGCACGCTTTACTATGGCACCCAGAGTAACAAGATACGCATCACAGAGAACCCACTGCCCGAGCCGGTCAGCTCTTAG
- the LOC6615386 gene encoding protein NDRG3 isoform X4, with protein MPVDPMDDIELRSVQLQFPNARGSILEACEQRRVPTDKGDVHVAIQGDTAKPAIITYHDLGLNYATSFAGFFNFPVMRGLLENFCVYHVTAPGQEEGAPTLPEDYVYPTMDDLAAQLLFVLSHFGLKSVIGFGVGAGANILARFAHAHPDKVGALCLINCVSTQSGWIEWGYQSFNARFLRTKGMTQGVIDYLMWHHFGRNPEERNHDLVQMYKQHFERGVNPTNLAMLINAYIHRNDLHLARTPPGTPGSETAATTLKMPVINITGSLSPHVDDTVTFNGRLDPTNSSWMKISDCALVLEEQPAKLAEAFRLFLQGEGYATPLSTPASSPCGTKYHTYSSIFFANFREQQQQAMEERDRERERERDRQRQLSLRVGNRLRETAINCTNSNSNTTAGQGENNNADGRSVDGDDLDLENGNGCAGGSGTGTGNGNRAYVTTDTSGTLYYGTQSNKIRITENPLPEPVSS; from the exons ATGCCCGTTGATCCCATGGATGACATCGAACTGCGCTCCGTGCAGCTGCAATTCCCCAATGCCCGCGGCTCCATCCTGGAGGCCTGCGAACAGCGACGCGTGCCCACAGACAAGGGCGATGTCCACGTGGCCATACAGGGCGATACGGCCAAGCCGGCCATCATCACCTACCACGATTTGGGCCTCAACT ACGCCACCAGCTTTGCTGGCTTCTTCAATTTTCCAGTGATGCGAGGTCTGCTGGAGAACTTCTGTGTTTACCATGTGACTGCTCCTGGCCAGGAGGAGGGTGCACCCACTTTGCCAGAGGA TTACGTGTATCCGACCATGGATGATCTGGCCGCCCAGCTGCTTTTCGTGCTATCCCACTTTGGCCTGAAGTCGGTGATTGGTTTCGGCGTTGGTGCCGGGGCAAATATTCTGGCCCGTTTCGCTCACGCCCATCCGGACAAGGTGGGCGCCCTGTGCCTGATCAACTGCGTGTCCACGCAGTCGGGCTGGATCGAGTGGGGCTACCAGAGCTTCAATGCGCGCTTCTTGCGCACCAAGGGCATGACACAGGGCGTGATCGATTATCTGATGTGGCACCACTTCGGACGCAATCCGGAGGAGCGCAATCACGACCTGGTGCAGATGTACAAGCAGCACTTCGAGCGTGGCGTTAATCCGACCAATCTGGCCATGCTGATCAACGCGTACATCCATCGCAACGACCTGCATCTGGCGCGCACTCCGCCAGGTACTCCGGGCAGCGAAACGGCGGCCACCACGCTGAAGATGCCGGTGATCAATATCACGGGTTCGCTCTCGCCGCACGTCGACGACACGGTGACCTTCAATGGCCGTCTAGACCCCACAAACTCATCGTGGATGAAG ATTTCCGATTGCGCTTTggtgctggaggagcagcCGGCTAAGCTGGCCGAGGCCTTCCGGCTCTTCTTGCAGGGCGAGGGCTACG caacgcCGCTGTCCACGCCAGCGAGTTCGCCCTGTGGAACTAAATACCACACCTACTCCTCCATCTTCTTTGCCAACTTccgggagcagcagcagcaggcgatGGAGGAGCGCGATCGTGAGCGGGAAAGGGAGCGGGATCGCCAGCGGCAGCTGAGCCTTCGCGTGGGCAATCGCCTCCGGGAGACGGCCATCAATTGCACCAACAGCAACTCCAACACCACCGCCGGCCAGGGGGAGAATAATAATGCGGATGGTCGCAGCGTCGACGGGGACGATCTGGATCTGGAGAACGGAAACGGATGTGCCGGCGGCAGCGGAACAGGAACCGGAAATGGCAACCGAGCCTACGTGACCACGGATACATCGGGCACGCTTTACTATGGCACCCAGAGTAACAAGATACGCATCACAGAGAACCCACTGCCCGAGCCGGTCAGCTCTTAG